Sequence from the Verrucomicrobiota bacterium genome:
TGTGGCTCGAACGCTCGTCGGCGCGAACCGCCGCCTTCTTGTCGGCGAGCAGGCAAACGGTCAAGGGTGCCCCCTCGGTCCAGCCAGTCGGGGCGTCGGTGCGTGCGTCGACGCCGTAGCTGTAACTGATGACCTCCGTGGTGCCCGTCGAGGTAAACGGCTCAAGGGGCCTGCTGATCTTGTCGGCGATTTTCGCTGAGTCCCACCCCACTCGGTCCCTGGACTGCGGGCAGTAGAACGTCTTGAACGCCGAGTTGTAGTTGGGGAAAAGCAGGCCGAGGTCGAGCCAAGCATTGTCTGGATCCCCGGCACCGACATGCCAGGGATAACGCTCGTCGAAGTCCTGGCTATACTGACTGAGCGCGAGGCCGAGCTGCCTTAGGTTTGAGGGACAATCTGTATGGTGTCGGGTCTCTCTGGCGCGGAACACCATCGGACCGAAGATCGCGGCGGCAAAGACGAGCATCAAGCTGACGAAGACAATCTCGAACGGGTTGGTCTTGCGCATGATGCCACCTCCATCACGCGTCCGGTGATCCTGCCTTCGCCTCGTTCGGTCCCCCGCGCTCGATAGTGAGTGCAGGAACGGTGCCACACTCGAACGTCCAGCGATGGTGGTGTGCAACCGACGGCTGCCCAACCGGATAGCGCGCGGCCTCGCTCGTCCGATGACATGAATGCCCGCGTGCGATCGGATCCGAACGCGCGAGCCTGACGCCTCCAGTCGATTCGCTTCCGGTCTTTTGCTCAGTCGCGCCTTGGGGTGAGACTCCTTCTCCCTGTTGTTCAGTCTCTGTAATGGTCGGAGCGGTTTGACAGGGTGCCGGGGGTGCGCTAGGCTCAGGCGGGTGCGAGGAGGGATCTTTGGCGCGATGAACCGGATCCAAGTGCTCAGCGAAGACATGGCGAACAAGATCGCCGCGGGCGAGGTGATTGAACGCCCCGCCTCGGTGGTCAAGGAGTTGGTCGAGAACGCGCTCGATGCCGGGGCGACCGAGATCGAGATCGAGGTCGGCGGCGGCGGCCGGACGCTCGTGCGCGTGAGCGACAACGGCCACGGCATGAACCGCGACGACGCGATCCTGTCGATGGAGCGCCACTCGACGAGCAAGATCCACACGCCGGGCGACCTGGGGCACATCACGACGATGGGCTTCCGCGGCGAGGCGCTGCCCTCGATCGCGTCGGTGTCGCGGTTGACGATCACCACGTGCGAACGCGGCGCCGAGACGGGGACGTTTGTGAAGGTCGACGGCGGGCGGCTCATCAACGTCGTGGAGGTCGGCCGCGCGCCGGGCACGACGGTCGAGGTGAAACAGATTTTCCGTAACGTGCCGGCGCGCCGCAAGTACCTGCGCAGCGCCGAGCGCGAGATGGGCGAGATCGCCCGCGTGGTCGACACCTATGCGCTCGCCTACCCCGGTGTGTACTTCTCGCTCATGCACAACGGCAAGGTGGTGGCGCTCATGCCGAAGGCCGACACGCTCAAAGAGCGTGTCGGGGCGGTGTTCGGCCGGCAGACGGCGCGCCAAATGCTGCCTGTCGAGTACACCGACCACGCATTCACGATCACGGGCATGGTCGGCAAGCCGGAGCTGACGCGCTCGAACCGTGCGCAGCAGTACTACTACGTCAATGGCCGGCCGTTTTGGTCCACGGGCGTGTCGCGCGCGGTCGAGGTGGGGTTCAAGTCTCTGCTGTTCCGCGGCCGCTATCCGGTGGCCGTGCTGTTTGTTCAGGTCGATCCCGCCGAGGTGGATCCGAACGTGCACCCGACGAAACGCGAGGTGCGCTTTCACAATGACTGGGACCTGCGTGAGGCGATCGCCGCAGCGGTGGCCGACGCGCTGCGCGGGGCGGACCTGGCGCCGGCGATGGGAATGGCGGGAAGGAACGAGCCACAGATTCCCACAGATGGGACGGATCGGAAGGAATCCACCACGGAGGACACGGAGAGCACGGCGACGGAGCGGACGGGGTTTGAGGAGGAGCTGGCGCGGTCGTCGGCGCGGCAGTTTTGGACCAAGAGCGGGCCGTTGCGACCGGTGTCCGTCGGCCTGTTCGAGCGCCAGCCGTCCGACTTGGGGTCGGGTGAACCCAACGAGGAGACGCCCGAGCCTGAGACCGCGGAACAGGCGCCCGAGGCCCCCGAGCCGGCGCGGCGACGGCGGCTCAAGTACCTGGCGCAACTGCGCAGCTCGTACCTGCTCGCCGAGGACGACGACGGGCTCGTGGTCATCGACCAGCACGCGGCGCACGAGCGGGTGCTTTACGAGCGGATCATGGCCGCACTCGACGGCAAGGGCCGCACGTCGCAGCGGCTGCTTGTACCGCGCACGATCGAGTTGACCAAGCGCGAGGCGCTCGTGATCGAGGACCAGCTCGCGCTGTTCCGCAAGATGGGCTTCGAGGTGCGCGCCTTCGGGCCGGGCACGTATCTCGTCGAGGCGACGCCGACCTACATGCCCGATGCGGCGTGGGACGAGGTGTTCCGGGACATCCTCGACGAGGTGGACGCGAACCAGAAGGAATACCGCGAGCGGCCCGAGGCGACGCTCATCACCGCCGCGTGCAAGGCGGCGGTCAAGGCGCACGATACGCTCACGCGCGATGAGAGCGTGCAGTTGCTCGCCGACCTCGCCGCGTGCGAACGGCCATTCACCTGCCCGCACGGCCGGCCGACGATGCTGCGGCTGACCGAGCACGACCTCGAAAGGGAGTTCAAGCGGCGCTGATGGACGGGGCCGGGCCGGTGTATCTCGTCGGGCCGACAGGCGTGGGCAAGACGGCGACAGCGCTTGCACTCGCCGAACGCCTTCCCATCGAGATTGTCTCGGCCGACTCGATGCAGGTCTATCGCGAGCTCGACATCCTGTCGGCCAAGCCGACGGCCGACGACCGCGCCCGCGTACCTCACCACCTGATCGACATTCTCGACGTAACCGAGCCGTTCAGCGCCGCCGAGTTCAGGCGGCTCGCCGAGGCGGCCATCGTCAGCATCGAGCGCCGGGGCAAGCGCGCGCTGGTGGTGGGCGGCACCGGGCTGTACATCAGAGCGCTCGCCGACGGGCTGTTCGACGGACCGGACGCGTCGCGCGATGTGCGCCAACGGTTGCTGGACGAGGCCGAGGCGAAGGGAACAGACCACCTCCACGCGCGTCTCACGGAAGTGGACCCTGCGGCGGCGGGCAAGATCGCGCGCCACGACCTGCGGCGCATCGTGCGCGCACTTGAGGTGTACGAGACGACGGGCCGGCCGATCAGCGCGCAGCAGACCGAATGGGCCGAGCCGAAGGCGTGCCTCATGCTCGGGCTGCGGCTGCCGCGCGCGACACTCTATGCGCGCATCAACGCGCGCGTGGACGCCATGTTCGAGGCGGGTGCGGTAGAGGAAGTGGAACGGCTCGTCGCCGCCGGCATCCAGCAAGGCTCGACGGCTATGCAGGCGATCGGCGTGCGCGAGATCACCGCCTATCTCCGCGGCGACACAACGCTCGACGAGGCGAAACGCCGGATCAAGACCCAGACG
This genomic interval carries:
- a CDS encoding DUF1559 domain-containing protein, with the translated sequence MRKTNPFEIVFVSLMLVFAAAIFGPMVFRARETRHHTDCPSNLRQLGLALSQYSQDFDERYPWHVGAGDPDNAWLDLGLLFPNYNSAFKTFYCPQSRDRVGWDSAKIADKISRPLEPFTSTGTTEVISYSYGVDARTDAPTGWTEGAPLTVCLLADKKAAVRADERSSHKDDGRNVLYNDGHVKWKASPGALDPDERHDEIGTPGARSYRRWWSDPPYYGE
- the mutL gene encoding DNA mismatch repair endonuclease MutL, with the protein product MNRIQVLSEDMANKIAAGEVIERPASVVKELVENALDAGATEIEIEVGGGGRTLVRVSDNGHGMNRDDAILSMERHSTSKIHTPGDLGHITTMGFRGEALPSIASVSRLTITTCERGAETGTFVKVDGGRLINVVEVGRAPGTTVEVKQIFRNVPARRKYLRSAEREMGEIARVVDTYALAYPGVYFSLMHNGKVVALMPKADTLKERVGAVFGRQTARQMLPVEYTDHAFTITGMVGKPELTRSNRAQQYYYVNGRPFWSTGVSRAVEVGFKSLLFRGRYPVAVLFVQVDPAEVDPNVHPTKREVRFHNDWDLREAIAAAVADALRGADLAPAMGMAGRNEPQIPTDGTDRKESTTEDTESTATERTGFEEELARSSARQFWTKSGPLRPVSVGLFERQPSDLGSGEPNEETPEPETAEQAPEAPEPARRRRLKYLAQLRSSYLLAEDDDGLVVIDQHAAHERVLYERIMAALDGKGRTSQRLLVPRTIELTKREALVIEDQLALFRKMGFEVRAFGPGTYLVEATPTYMPDAAWDEVFRDILDEVDANQKEYRERPEATLITAACKAAVKAHDTLTRDESVQLLADLAACERPFTCPHGRPTMLRLTEHDLEREFKRR
- the miaA gene encoding tRNA (adenosine(37)-N6)-dimethylallyltransferase MiaA, whose amino-acid sequence is MDGAGPVYLVGPTGVGKTATALALAERLPIEIVSADSMQVYRELDILSAKPTADDRARVPHHLIDILDVTEPFSAAEFRRLAEAAIVSIERRGKRALVVGGTGLYIRALADGLFDGPDASRDVRQRLLDEAEAKGTDHLHARLTEVDPAAAGKIARHDLRRIVRALEVYETTGRPISAQQTEWAEPKACLMLGLRLPRATLYARINARVDAMFEAGAVEEVERLVAAGIQQGSTAMQAIGVREITAYLRGDTTLDEAKRRIKTQTRRYAKRQLTWFRKDPRIVWYDVADDGGHVAALAKVLAG